The sequence TCGCGCGCTCCCCGGGAGCCAGCCGCGCGCAGAGCGCCGACGTGTAGCTGGTCCAGGCGTCCAGCACGGAGGCCGGCGGGGGGCTGGCGAGCCAGCCCTGGACGATCGCGTAGGCGGCGCTCCCCGGCTTGAGGCCGGCCGTCTCGAGCCCGGACAGGACCGCCTGCCGCTCGCGGTCGTCGAGCCGCCCGTCGGCCCACGCCACCTCGATCAGCGGCACCAGCCGGAGCGCCAGGAGCGTGTCGGGCTCGATGCCCAGCTCGACGAGCCGGGTCAGCACGACGTCGTCGCTGA comes from Candidatus Methylomirabilota bacterium and encodes:
- a CDS encoding TerB family tellurite resistance protein; amino-acid sequence: EEFMGDRKRALEEEFFRQRERALLERLRGEHARQTARQALASASGISDDVVLTRLVELGIEPDTLLALRLVPLIEVAWADGRLDDRERQAVLSGLETAGLKPGSAAYAIVQGWLASPPPASVLDAWTSYTSALCARLAPGERANLRASVMGQARAVAEAAGGFLGVGRISQAEEEMLRRLEQAFGA